In one Lolium rigidum isolate FL_2022 chromosome 3, APGP_CSIRO_Lrig_0.1, whole genome shotgun sequence genomic region, the following are encoded:
- the LOC124702745 gene encoding auxin response factor 23-like isoform X2, which translates to MSPAATAGGCEAEAAAAARGGGGGEDALFSELWSACAGPLVTVPKVGDKVFYFPQGHIEQVEASTNQVAEQRMQLYNLPWKILCEVMNVELKAESDTDEVYAQLTLLPESKEQEENNCTDEVSATPSAPPVRPRVHSFCKTLTASDTSTHGGFSVLRRHADECLPSLDMSRQPPTQELTAKDLHGAEWRFRHIFRGQPRRHLLQSGWSVFVSAKRLVAGDAFIFLRGENGELRVGVRRAMRQQTNIPSSVISSHSMHLGVLATAWHAVNTVTMFTVYYKPRTSPAEFVVPQDRYMESLKCNYSIGMRFKMRFEGEEAPEQRFTGTIVGMGDSDPAGWAESQWRSLKVRWDEASSIPRPERVSPWQIEPAVSPPPINPLPVLRTKRLRPNIVVSAPDSCAQSKEAVETQQQALQRAFQTRENATPKTAFGDGSELDNAHKSILQPSGFEREKSSIPTQRKLGSDGWMQMNRPGCYSEMLSGFQPPKDVQNQQGFCYLPEQVATGNSNVWHRVNTQYQDQQGNHNTFPGSWSLMPPNTGFGFNKQSYPMTQVVGGFPRRAANMKFGNGVYAALPGRGIEQYSAGLFGHMMLSSHMDDTQLHVIKPQPLIIAHGDMQKTKGTSCKLFGIHLDCPAKLEPLKSPPSVACDGIPQTSGAAEWCRMDATELEKVPDPSKISRSLDSPHPGSVPEKHISCQQASRNISGKSPGGSARSCKKVHKQGIALGRSVDLMKFNGYEELVAELDDMFDFNGELKSSNNEWMVVYTDHEGDMMLVGDDPWNEFCSIVYKIFIYTREDVQQMNPGALNLRSEDSPANSMERSSAAREVRGCLSTSALNSENC; encoded by the exons ATGTCTCCTGCAGCGACGGCGGGCGGCTGCGAGGCTGAAGCAGCCGCGGCGGCGCGGG gtggcggaggaggggaGGATGCGCTGTTCTCGGAGCTGTGGAGCGCGTGCGCCGGGCCGCTTGTCACGGTGCCGAAGGTCGGGGACAAGGTGTTTTACTTCCCGCAGGGACACATCGAGCAG GTGGAGGCATCGACCAACCAGGTGGCTGAGCAGCGGATGCAACTGTACAATCTCCCATGGAAGATCCTGTGCGAGGTCATGAACGTTGAATTGAAG GCCGAGTCAGACACTGACGAGGTTTACGCTCAGCTCACTCTGCTTCCTGAATCGAAG GAGCAAGAGGAGAATAATTGTACGGATGAGGTATCTGCTACACCATCGGCTCCACCTGTGAGGCCACGTGTGCACTCCTTCTGCAAGACACTGACAGCTTCGGATACAAGCACACATGGCGGCTTCTCAGTGCTGCGCCGCCACGCAGATGAATGCCTTCCGTCACTG GATATGAGCCGTCAGCCTCCAACACAAGAGCTCACAGCGAAGGATCTGCATGGTGCAGAATGGCGCTTCCGGCACATCTTCAGAG GTCAGCCACGGAGACACCTTTTACAGAGCGGCTGGAGTGTGTTTGTTAGTGCAAAGCGACTCGTTGCTGGGGATGCCTTCATCTTTCTCAG AGGTGAGAATGGGGAGCTACGTGTTGGAGTCAGACGTGCAATGAGGCAACAAACCAATATTCCATCTTCTGTAATATCGAGTCATAGTATGCATCTTGGTGTTCTTGCTACAGCATGGCATGCTGTTAACACAGTGACCATGTTCACTGTCTACTACAAGCCTAG GACTAGTCCAGCCGAGTTTGTGGTACCTCAAGATCGCTATATGGAATCACTGAAATGTAATTACTCTATTGGGATGAGATTTAAGATGAGATTTGAAGGTGAAGAGGCTCCAGAGCAAAG ATTCACTGGGACTATAGTTGGAATGGGCGATTCTGATCCAGCTGGATGGGCTGAATCACAATGGCGTTCCCTTAAG GTGCGGTGGGATGAAGCTTCTTCCATCCCACGTCCTGAAAGAGTTTCCCCCTGGCAAATAGAACCTGCTGTTAGTCCTCCTCCAATCAATCCGCTTCCAGTGCTTAGAACCAAGAGACTCCGTCCCAACATTGTCGTTTCTGCACCCGACTCGTGTGCTCAGTCAAAAGAAG CAGTGGAGACTCAACAGCAGGCTTTACAGAGGGCTTTCCAGACTCGAGAGAATGCAACACCGAAAACTGCATTTGGTGATGGCAGCGAGCTGGACAATGCACATAAATCAATCCTACAGCCTTCAGGATTTGAACGTGAGAAAAGTAGCATACCCACACAGAGAAAATTAGGTTCAGATGGTTGGATGCAGATGAACAGACCTGGATGTTACAGTGAGATGTTATCTGGCTTTCAGCCACCTAAAGATGTACAAAATCAGCAGGGTTTCTGTTATTTACCTGAGCAGGTTGCTACAGGCAATTCAAACGTCTGGCACAGAGTCAATACTCAGTATCAAGATCAGCAAGGCAATCACAACACTTTTCCTGGTTCATGGTCCTTGATGCCTCCAAATACTGGCTTTGGGTTTAACAAACAGAGCTACCCAATGACGCAGGTGGTTGGTGGGTTTCCCCGAAGGGCTGCAAATATGAAGTTTGGTAATGGAGTATATGCTGCACTGCCGGGCCGCGGTATAGAGCAATACTCAGCGGGTTTGTTTGGCCACATGATGCTAAGTTCTCACATGGATGACACACAGTTACATGTAATCAAGCCTCAACCTTTGATCATTGCTCATGGTGATATGCAGAAAACGAAAGGCACCTCATGCAAGCTATTTGGGATTCATCTTGACTGCCCAGCGAAATTGGAACCTCTGAAATCTCCACCAAGTGTTGCATGCGATGGGATACCACAAACTTCCGGTGCTGCTGAATGGTGTCGAATGGACGCAACTGAACTAGAAAAAGTTCCCGATCCTTCTAAGATTTCGAGGTCACTCGATTCTCCACATCCAGGTTCTGTTCCTGAGAAACATATCTCTTGTCAGCAAGCTTCAAGAAACATATCGGGCAAGTCACCGGGCGGATCAGCTAGAAGCTGTAAGAAG GTCCACAAGCAAGGTATTGCCCTTGGCAGGTCTGTAGATCTGATGAAGTTTAATGGCTATGAGGAGTTGGTTGCTGAGCTAGATGACATGTTTGACTTCAATGGCGAGCTGAAGAGTTCTAACAATGAATGGATGGTTGTCTACACTGACCACGAAGGTGACATGATGCTGGTTGGCGATGACCCCTGGAA TGAGTTCTGCAGTATAGTTTACAAGATCTTCATCTACACAAGGGAGGATGTCCAGCAGATGAATCCTGGAGCCCTGAACTTGAGGTCGGAAGATAGTCCTGCTAATTCGATGGAAAGAAGCTCAGCTGCGAGAGAAGTGCGAGGCTGCTTATCCACCTCGGCTCTTAATTCAGAGAACTGCTAA
- the LOC124702745 gene encoding auxin response factor 23-like isoform X3: MSPAATAGGCEAEAAAAARGGGGGEDALFSELWSACAGPLVTVPKVGDKVFYFPQGHIEQVEASTNQVAEQRMQLYNLPWKILCEVMNVELKAESDTDEVYAQLTLLPESKEQEENNCTDEVSATPSAPPVRPRVHSFCKTLTASDTSTHGGFSVLRRHADECLPSLDMSRQPPTQELTAKDLHGAEWRFRHIFRGQPRRHLLQSGWSVFVSAKRLVAGDAFIFLRGENGELRVGVRRAMRQQTNIPSSVISSHSMHLGVLATAWHAVNTVTMFTVYYKPRTSPAEFVVPQDRYMESLKCNYSIGMRFKMRFEGEEAPEQRFTGTIVGMGDSDPAGWAESQWRSLKVRWDEASSIPRPERVSPWQIEPAVSPPPINPLPVLRTKRLRPNIVVSAPDSCAQSKEVETQQQALQRAFQTRENATPKTAFGDGSELDNAHKSILQPSGFEREKSSIPTQRKLGSDGWMQMNRPGCYSEMLSGFQPPKDVQNQQGFCYLPEQVATGNSNVWHRVNTQYQDQQGNHNTFPGSWSLMPPNTGFGFNKQSYPMTQVVGGFPRRAANMKFGNGVYAALPGRGIEQYSAGLFGHMMLSSHMDDTQLHVIKPQPLIIAHGDMQKTKGTSCKLFGIHLDCPAKLEPLKSPPSVACDGIPQTSGAAEWCRMDATELEKVPDPSKISRSLDSPHPGSVPEKHISCQQASRNISGKSPGGSARSCKKVHKQGIALGRSVDLMKFNGYEELVAELDDMFDFNGELKSSNNEWMVVYTDHEGDMMLVGDDPWNEFCSIVYKIFIYTREDVQQMNPGALNLRSEDSPANSMERSSAAREVRGCLSTSALNSENC, translated from the exons ATGTCTCCTGCAGCGACGGCGGGCGGCTGCGAGGCTGAAGCAGCCGCGGCGGCGCGGG gtggcggaggaggggaGGATGCGCTGTTCTCGGAGCTGTGGAGCGCGTGCGCCGGGCCGCTTGTCACGGTGCCGAAGGTCGGGGACAAGGTGTTTTACTTCCCGCAGGGACACATCGAGCAG GTGGAGGCATCGACCAACCAGGTGGCTGAGCAGCGGATGCAACTGTACAATCTCCCATGGAAGATCCTGTGCGAGGTCATGAACGTTGAATTGAAG GCCGAGTCAGACACTGACGAGGTTTACGCTCAGCTCACTCTGCTTCCTGAATCGAAG GAGCAAGAGGAGAATAATTGTACGGATGAGGTATCTGCTACACCATCGGCTCCACCTGTGAGGCCACGTGTGCACTCCTTCTGCAAGACACTGACAGCTTCGGATACAAGCACACATGGCGGCTTCTCAGTGCTGCGCCGCCACGCAGATGAATGCCTTCCGTCACTG GATATGAGCCGTCAGCCTCCAACACAAGAGCTCACAGCGAAGGATCTGCATGGTGCAGAATGGCGCTTCCGGCACATCTTCAGAG GTCAGCCACGGAGACACCTTTTACAGAGCGGCTGGAGTGTGTTTGTTAGTGCAAAGCGACTCGTTGCTGGGGATGCCTTCATCTTTCTCAG AGGTGAGAATGGGGAGCTACGTGTTGGAGTCAGACGTGCAATGAGGCAACAAACCAATATTCCATCTTCTGTAATATCGAGTCATAGTATGCATCTTGGTGTTCTTGCTACAGCATGGCATGCTGTTAACACAGTGACCATGTTCACTGTCTACTACAAGCCTAG GACTAGTCCAGCCGAGTTTGTGGTACCTCAAGATCGCTATATGGAATCACTGAAATGTAATTACTCTATTGGGATGAGATTTAAGATGAGATTTGAAGGTGAAGAGGCTCCAGAGCAAAG ATTCACTGGGACTATAGTTGGAATGGGCGATTCTGATCCAGCTGGATGGGCTGAATCACAATGGCGTTCCCTTAAG GTGCGGTGGGATGAAGCTTCTTCCATCCCACGTCCTGAAAGAGTTTCCCCCTGGCAAATAGAACCTGCTGTTAGTCCTCCTCCAATCAATCCGCTTCCAGTGCTTAGAACCAAGAGACTCCGTCCCAACATTGTCGTTTCTGCACCCGACTCGTGTGCTCAGTCAAAAGAAG TGGAGACTCAACAGCAGGCTTTACAGAGGGCTTTCCAGACTCGAGAGAATGCAACACCGAAAACTGCATTTGGTGATGGCAGCGAGCTGGACAATGCACATAAATCAATCCTACAGCCTTCAGGATTTGAACGTGAGAAAAGTAGCATACCCACACAGAGAAAATTAGGTTCAGATGGTTGGATGCAGATGAACAGACCTGGATGTTACAGTGAGATGTTATCTGGCTTTCAGCCACCTAAAGATGTACAAAATCAGCAGGGTTTCTGTTATTTACCTGAGCAGGTTGCTACAGGCAATTCAAACGTCTGGCACAGAGTCAATACTCAGTATCAAGATCAGCAAGGCAATCACAACACTTTTCCTGGTTCATGGTCCTTGATGCCTCCAAATACTGGCTTTGGGTTTAACAAACAGAGCTACCCAATGACGCAGGTGGTTGGTGGGTTTCCCCGAAGGGCTGCAAATATGAAGTTTGGTAATGGAGTATATGCTGCACTGCCGGGCCGCGGTATAGAGCAATACTCAGCGGGTTTGTTTGGCCACATGATGCTAAGTTCTCACATGGATGACACACAGTTACATGTAATCAAGCCTCAACCTTTGATCATTGCTCATGGTGATATGCAGAAAACGAAAGGCACCTCATGCAAGCTATTTGGGATTCATCTTGACTGCCCAGCGAAATTGGAACCTCTGAAATCTCCACCAAGTGTTGCATGCGATGGGATACCACAAACTTCCGGTGCTGCTGAATGGTGTCGAATGGACGCAACTGAACTAGAAAAAGTTCCCGATCCTTCTAAGATTTCGAGGTCACTCGATTCTCCACATCCAGGTTCTGTTCCTGAGAAACATATCTCTTGTCAGCAAGCTTCAAGAAACATATCGGGCAAGTCACCGGGCGGATCAGCTAGAAGCTGTAAGAAG GTCCACAAGCAAGGTATTGCCCTTGGCAGGTCTGTAGATCTGATGAAGTTTAATGGCTATGAGGAGTTGGTTGCTGAGCTAGATGACATGTTTGACTTCAATGGCGAGCTGAAGAGTTCTAACAATGAATGGATGGTTGTCTACACTGACCACGAAGGTGACATGATGCTGGTTGGCGATGACCCCTGGAA TGAGTTCTGCAGTATAGTTTACAAGATCTTCATCTACACAAGGGAGGATGTCCAGCAGATGAATCCTGGAGCCCTGAACTTGAGGTCGGAAGATAGTCCTGCTAATTCGATGGAAAGAAGCTCAGCTGCGAGAGAAGTGCGAGGCTGCTTATCCACCTCGGCTCTTAATTCAGAGAACTGCTAA
- the LOC124702745 gene encoding auxin response factor 23-like isoform X1, producing the protein MSPAATAGGCEAEAAAAARGGGGGEDALFSELWSACAGPLVTVPKVGDKVFYFPQGHIEQVEASTNQVAEQRMQLYNLPWKILCEVMNVELKAESDTDEVYAQLTLLPESKEQEENNCTDEVSATPSAPPVRPRVHSFCKTLTASDTSTHGGFSVLRRHADECLPSLDMSRQPPTQELTAKDLHGAEWRFRHIFRGQPRRHLLQSGWSVFVSAKRLVAGDAFIFLRGENGELRVGVRRAMRQQTNIPSSVISSHSMHLGVLATAWHAVNTVTMFTVYYKPRTSPAEFVVPQDRYMESLKCNYSIGMRFKMRFEGEEAPEQRFTGTIVGMGDSDPAGWAESQWRSLKVRWDEASSIPRPERVSPWQIEPAVSPPPINPLPVLRTKRLRPNIVVSAPDSCAQSKEVASKVAVETQQQALQRAFQTRENATPKTAFGDGSELDNAHKSILQPSGFEREKSSIPTQRKLGSDGWMQMNRPGCYSEMLSGFQPPKDVQNQQGFCYLPEQVATGNSNVWHRVNTQYQDQQGNHNTFPGSWSLMPPNTGFGFNKQSYPMTQVVGGFPRRAANMKFGNGVYAALPGRGIEQYSAGLFGHMMLSSHMDDTQLHVIKPQPLIIAHGDMQKTKGTSCKLFGIHLDCPAKLEPLKSPPSVACDGIPQTSGAAEWCRMDATELEKVPDPSKISRSLDSPHPGSVPEKHISCQQASRNISGKSPGGSARSCKKVHKQGIALGRSVDLMKFNGYEELVAELDDMFDFNGELKSSNNEWMVVYTDHEGDMMLVGDDPWNEFCSIVYKIFIYTREDVQQMNPGALNLRSEDSPANSMERSSAAREVRGCLSTSALNSENC; encoded by the exons ATGTCTCCTGCAGCGACGGCGGGCGGCTGCGAGGCTGAAGCAGCCGCGGCGGCGCGGG gtggcggaggaggggaGGATGCGCTGTTCTCGGAGCTGTGGAGCGCGTGCGCCGGGCCGCTTGTCACGGTGCCGAAGGTCGGGGACAAGGTGTTTTACTTCCCGCAGGGACACATCGAGCAG GTGGAGGCATCGACCAACCAGGTGGCTGAGCAGCGGATGCAACTGTACAATCTCCCATGGAAGATCCTGTGCGAGGTCATGAACGTTGAATTGAAG GCCGAGTCAGACACTGACGAGGTTTACGCTCAGCTCACTCTGCTTCCTGAATCGAAG GAGCAAGAGGAGAATAATTGTACGGATGAGGTATCTGCTACACCATCGGCTCCACCTGTGAGGCCACGTGTGCACTCCTTCTGCAAGACACTGACAGCTTCGGATACAAGCACACATGGCGGCTTCTCAGTGCTGCGCCGCCACGCAGATGAATGCCTTCCGTCACTG GATATGAGCCGTCAGCCTCCAACACAAGAGCTCACAGCGAAGGATCTGCATGGTGCAGAATGGCGCTTCCGGCACATCTTCAGAG GTCAGCCACGGAGACACCTTTTACAGAGCGGCTGGAGTGTGTTTGTTAGTGCAAAGCGACTCGTTGCTGGGGATGCCTTCATCTTTCTCAG AGGTGAGAATGGGGAGCTACGTGTTGGAGTCAGACGTGCAATGAGGCAACAAACCAATATTCCATCTTCTGTAATATCGAGTCATAGTATGCATCTTGGTGTTCTTGCTACAGCATGGCATGCTGTTAACACAGTGACCATGTTCACTGTCTACTACAAGCCTAG GACTAGTCCAGCCGAGTTTGTGGTACCTCAAGATCGCTATATGGAATCACTGAAATGTAATTACTCTATTGGGATGAGATTTAAGATGAGATTTGAAGGTGAAGAGGCTCCAGAGCAAAG ATTCACTGGGACTATAGTTGGAATGGGCGATTCTGATCCAGCTGGATGGGCTGAATCACAATGGCGTTCCCTTAAG GTGCGGTGGGATGAAGCTTCTTCCATCCCACGTCCTGAAAGAGTTTCCCCCTGGCAAATAGAACCTGCTGTTAGTCCTCCTCCAATCAATCCGCTTCCAGTGCTTAGAACCAAGAGACTCCGTCCCAACATTGTCGTTTCTGCACCCGACTCGTGTGCTCAGTCAAAAGAAG TTGCTTCCAAGGTAGCAGTGGAGACTCAACAGCAGGCTTTACAGAGGGCTTTCCAGACTCGAGAGAATGCAACACCGAAAACTGCATTTGGTGATGGCAGCGAGCTGGACAATGCACATAAATCAATCCTACAGCCTTCAGGATTTGAACGTGAGAAAAGTAGCATACCCACACAGAGAAAATTAGGTTCAGATGGTTGGATGCAGATGAACAGACCTGGATGTTACAGTGAGATGTTATCTGGCTTTCAGCCACCTAAAGATGTACAAAATCAGCAGGGTTTCTGTTATTTACCTGAGCAGGTTGCTACAGGCAATTCAAACGTCTGGCACAGAGTCAATACTCAGTATCAAGATCAGCAAGGCAATCACAACACTTTTCCTGGTTCATGGTCCTTGATGCCTCCAAATACTGGCTTTGGGTTTAACAAACAGAGCTACCCAATGACGCAGGTGGTTGGTGGGTTTCCCCGAAGGGCTGCAAATATGAAGTTTGGTAATGGAGTATATGCTGCACTGCCGGGCCGCGGTATAGAGCAATACTCAGCGGGTTTGTTTGGCCACATGATGCTAAGTTCTCACATGGATGACACACAGTTACATGTAATCAAGCCTCAACCTTTGATCATTGCTCATGGTGATATGCAGAAAACGAAAGGCACCTCATGCAAGCTATTTGGGATTCATCTTGACTGCCCAGCGAAATTGGAACCTCTGAAATCTCCACCAAGTGTTGCATGCGATGGGATACCACAAACTTCCGGTGCTGCTGAATGGTGTCGAATGGACGCAACTGAACTAGAAAAAGTTCCCGATCCTTCTAAGATTTCGAGGTCACTCGATTCTCCACATCCAGGTTCTGTTCCTGAGAAACATATCTCTTGTCAGCAAGCTTCAAGAAACATATCGGGCAAGTCACCGGGCGGATCAGCTAGAAGCTGTAAGAAG GTCCACAAGCAAGGTATTGCCCTTGGCAGGTCTGTAGATCTGATGAAGTTTAATGGCTATGAGGAGTTGGTTGCTGAGCTAGATGACATGTTTGACTTCAATGGCGAGCTGAAGAGTTCTAACAATGAATGGATGGTTGTCTACACTGACCACGAAGGTGACATGATGCTGGTTGGCGATGACCCCTGGAA TGAGTTCTGCAGTATAGTTTACAAGATCTTCATCTACACAAGGGAGGATGTCCAGCAGATGAATCCTGGAGCCCTGAACTTGAGGTCGGAAGATAGTCCTGCTAATTCGATGGAAAGAAGCTCAGCTGCGAGAGAAGTGCGAGGCTGCTTATCCACCTCGGCTCTTAATTCAGAGAACTGCTAA